One Sporomusaceae bacterium ACPt DNA window includes the following coding sequences:
- the fdhF_1 gene encoding Formate dehydrogenase H, translated as MKSVLTTCPYCGTGCTFYLNVKDGEIVSITPNNENSVNEGKLCLKGHFGFDFVHHRDRLTQPLIRKNGKLTEATWDEALGLVAEKLGKIKEQHGSDSIAAFSSARCTNEENYLMQKLMRAVIGTNNIDHCARLUHAPTVAGLATSFGSGAMTNAIGELNKMDHKDLIFAIGTNTTECHPIIGIKMLEAKERGAKLIVADPREIELTRFADIWLQHKPGTDVALLNGMMYVILTEGLTDTRFIESRTENFVAFKETVMKYTPEYAESITTVPAEKIRQAARLFAQAENAATYYTMGITQHTSGVDNVMSIANLAMLTGNLGKPKAGVNPLRGQNNVQGACDMGALPNVYTAYQSVTDPAVKEKFEKAWNVKLSDKVGLTIPGVLHAIEEGKVKALYVFGENPMRSDPDINHVKHCLEHVEFLVVQDIFLTETAEMADVVLPGATFAEKDGTFSNTERRVQRVRKAIEPKGNSRPDWQILSGVIKAMGYPADYASAQEIFDEMRQLTPSYAGINYERLEKGGIQWPCPNEDHPGTPVLHVGKFSRGLGKFAVVEYRDPAEMPDAEYPFILTTGRVTAHYHTGTMTRRSWGLNGAHPEESLEINPADAEKLGIEDGDRIRVTTRRGSLVTKAQVTTRVSPGLTFITFHFTEAPGNILTNSAVDPVSKTPEYKVCAVKVEKVS; from the coding sequence ATGAAGAGTGTTTTGACAACCTGTCCGTACTGCGGGACAGGCTGCACTTTTTATCTTAATGTTAAAGACGGTGAAATTGTCAGTATTACCCCGAACAATGAAAACTCTGTAAATGAGGGTAAATTATGCCTGAAAGGCCATTTCGGCTTTGACTTCGTTCATCACCGCGATCGTCTAACCCAACCGCTCATCCGGAAAAACGGCAAACTAACTGAAGCCACCTGGGACGAAGCGCTTGGTCTGGTAGCTGAAAAACTTGGTAAAATCAAAGAACAGCATGGTTCGGACAGTATTGCCGCCTTCAGCTCGGCACGGTGTACCAACGAAGAAAACTATTTGATGCAAAAACTGATGCGCGCAGTGATCGGCACCAACAACATTGACCACTGCGCGCGTCTCTGACACGCTCCAACTGTGGCTGGTCTAGCCACATCTTTTGGCAGCGGAGCTATGACCAATGCTATTGGCGAACTTAACAAGATGGATCATAAAGACTTAATATTTGCTATTGGCACTAACACTACCGAATGTCACCCCATTATTGGCATTAAGATGCTGGAAGCAAAAGAACGCGGGGCCAAACTGATTGTCGCCGATCCGCGTGAAATTGAACTGACCCGGTTTGCTGATATCTGGTTACAGCATAAACCTGGTACTGACGTGGCCCTCTTAAACGGCATGATGTATGTCATTTTAACCGAAGGTTTGACCGATACCCGGTTTATCGAGTCCCGTACCGAAAATTTCGTTGCCTTTAAAGAAACAGTAATGAAATATACCCCTGAATATGCCGAGTCAATTACTACCGTTCCGGCAGAGAAAATCCGCCAGGCTGCCAGATTGTTCGCTCAGGCCGAAAATGCCGCCACTTATTACACCATGGGGATTACCCAGCACACCAGCGGCGTTGACAATGTTATGTCTATAGCCAACCTGGCCATGTTGACAGGCAATCTAGGCAAGCCCAAAGCCGGTGTAAACCCGCTGCGCGGTCAGAACAACGTGCAGGGTGCCTGCGACATGGGGGCGCTGCCTAATGTTTATACAGCCTATCAATCAGTCACCGATCCGGCAGTCAAAGAAAAATTTGAAAAGGCATGGAACGTTAAGCTTAGTGATAAGGTAGGACTTACCATCCCCGGCGTTTTACATGCTATTGAGGAGGGCAAAGTAAAGGCGCTGTATGTTTTTGGGGAAAATCCCATGCGCAGCGACCCCGATATTAACCATGTCAAACACTGCCTGGAACATGTCGAGTTTCTGGTGGTTCAGGATATCTTTTTGACAGAGACGGCTGAGATGGCTGATGTGGTATTGCCAGGCGCCACTTTTGCCGAAAAAGACGGTACTTTCAGTAATACCGAACGCCGCGTTCAGCGGGTAAGGAAGGCTATCGAGCCTAAAGGCAACAGCCGGCCCGACTGGCAGATATTGTCCGGTGTCATTAAAGCCATGGGTTATCCGGCTGATTATGCCTCAGCCCAGGAAATATTCGATGAGATGCGCCAACTAACTCCCAGCTATGCCGGTATTAATTACGAGCGTCTGGAAAAGGGCGGCATTCAGTGGCCATGTCCTAATGAAGACCATCCCGGTACTCCGGTGCTGCATGTAGGCAAGTTTAGCCGCGGCTTGGGGAAGTTTGCCGTTGTTGAGTATCGGGACCCGGCTGAAATGCCTGATGCAGAATATCCGTTCATATTAACTACCGGCCGTGTTACCGCTCACTACCATACCGGCACCATGACCCGCCGGAGTTGGGGCTTAAACGGCGCTCATCCAGAGGAATCATTGGAGATCAACCCGGCTGACGCCGAAAAACTGGGTATTGAGGACGGCGACCGAATCCGCGTCACTACCCGCCGGGGTAGCCTTGTTACCAAGGCGCAGGTAACCACCCGCGTATCGCCAGGTCTGACTTTCATAACGTTCCATTTTACTGAGGCGCCTGGCAATATCCTGACAAACAGCGCTGTCGACCCTGTTTCCAAGACGCCGGAATACAAGGTGTGCGCAGTAAAAGTAGAAAAAGTAAGCTAG
- the mobA gene encoding putative molybdenum cofactor guanylyltransferase, which yields MNNSKFRSITPVILAGGKSSRMGRNKSFVTLAGKPLIEIVLDIVAGIFSQPPVIITNSPGLYEYLGLTMAGDIYKDKGPLAGIHAGLSRSSTNYSFVFGCDMPFLDAGFIRYMVKRLATEQVLIPRAGDWVEPLHAIYAQSCLPEIEANLRQNICKIQSFFPKVRVGYLDVEEYGHSLNCFTNINSQADLTAAETVYFKSNK from the coding sequence ATGAACAACAGTAAGTTTCGCAGTATTACCCCGGTTATTCTGGCCGGGGGCAAAAGCAGCAGAATGGGACGCAACAAGTCATTTGTAACTTTAGCTGGAAAACCGCTCATAGAAATAGTTCTGGATATTGTTGCCGGCATTTTTTCGCAGCCGCCGGTGATTATTACCAACTCGCCCGGATTGTACGAATATCTTGGTCTGACTATGGCTGGTGACATTTACAAAGACAAAGGACCGCTGGCCGGAATTCATGCCGGGCTTAGCCGGTCGTCAACCAACTATAGCTTTGTTTTTGGCTGTGACATGCCGTTTTTGGATGCTGGGTTTATCAGATATATGGTTAAGCGTCTGGCTACTGAACAAGTATTAATACCGCGCGCCGGCGACTGGGTTGAACCTTTGCACGCCATCTATGCGCAAAGCTGTCTGCCTGAAATTGAAGCCAACCTCAGGCAGAATATCTGTAAAATCCAGTCATTTTTTCCAAAGGTGCGTGTTGGTTATCTGGATGTAGAAGAGTATGGCCACAGTTTAAACTGCTTTACGAACATCAATTCCCAGGCTGACCTTACGGCCGCTGAGACGGTATATTTTAAATCCAATAAGTAG
- the spoIIAB_1 gene encoding Anti-sigma F factor: MPLRQGVILEFELEGSDFNGAGEASSKIKRTLQQLGIRHEIIRRIAISAYEAEMNVIIHAYRGVVKAAIYQDRTELTVQDEGPGIADIELAMKEGYSTAPAHIRELGFGAGMGLPNMVRCTDKFDIKTEAGVGTRLSMTIYH, encoded by the coding sequence TTGCCGTTAAGACAAGGAGTGATATTAGAGTTCGAACTGGAAGGTTCGGACTTTAACGGCGCTGGTGAAGCTTCGAGTAAAATCAAACGTACTTTGCAACAACTCGGTATTCGCCATGAGATAATAAGACGGATTGCTATCAGTGCTTATGAAGCTGAAATGAATGTAATTATTCACGCATACCGCGGCGTTGTCAAAGCTGCGATTTATCAGGACCGCACTGAGTTGACTGTGCAAGATGAAGGACCAGGCATTGCTGATATTGAGCTTGCTATGAAGGAAGGATATTCAACTGCGCCGGCCCATATCCGGGAGTTGGGATTTGGTGCCGGTATGGGTTTGCCTAACATGGTGCGCTGTACAGATAAATTTGATATCAAAACTGAGGCCGGAGTAGGGACAAGACTCAGCATGACCATCTATCATTAG
- the valS gene encoding Valine--tRNA ligase, producing MEQEQTTTISTVYDPQAVEAKWYKFWEENRLFHAEVEPEKQSFSIVIPPPNVTGQLHMGHALDNTLQDILIRFKRQQGYNALWMPGTDHAGIATQIKVEEVLAQEGKTRYDLGRETFIDQVWDWKARYGSRIINQLKRLGASCDWERERFTMDEGCSKAVREVFVSLYEQGLIYQGNRITNWCPRCNTALSDIEVEHEEKPGNLYHVRYSVEGTEGEYVTVATTRPETILGDSAVAVHPDDARYKHLIGKYLILPIVGRRLPIVADEYVDPSFGTGAVKVTPAHDPNDFEMGLRHKLPEIIIMNPDGTMAADTGKYAGLDRYECRKLLVNDLKEQGYLVKIDEHSHAVGHCQRCSTVVEPLVSKQWFVRMEPLAKPAIEAVLSGEIQFVPERFTKIYTNWLENIRDWCISRQIWWGHRIPAWYCECGEVTVSREDITVCPKCGGKVEQDPDVLDTWFSSGLWPFSTMGWPEDTAELKQFYPTSVLVTGYDIIFFWVARMIMMGLKFKQDIPFRHVFIHGLVRDSQGRKMSKSLGNGIDPLEVIDKYGADTLRFMLVTGNTPGNDMRFYWERVESSRNFANKIWNASRFVLMNLEGFDPAFTPDAKGYTLADRWILSRYNQTVADVTRNLERFELGEAARMVYEFIWDEFCDWYIELAKGRLYNKADGESRKVVQYVLNYVLGNTLKLLHPFMPFITEAIWQSLPHQGLSIMTAGWPAEDANLVNAEAEQFMNVIMETIKSVRNMRAEVNVPPGKKSEVILKIASNDIKALIEANIGYIKTLAAAEPVVVLAADAATPENAMTAVASGVEIYLPLKGLIDVDKETARLNKELGSLDKELSRIAGKLNNPGFTAKAPADVIEKEKAKQAEYLEKQAAIRERLAYLARL from the coding sequence ATGGAACAAGAGCAGACTACTACTATTTCGACAGTTTACGACCCTCAAGCCGTTGAGGCCAAATGGTATAAATTTTGGGAGGAAAACCGGCTGTTTCATGCCGAGGTTGAACCGGAAAAGCAGTCATTCAGTATTGTTATTCCTCCACCGAATGTAACCGGTCAACTGCACATGGGCCATGCCCTTGACAATACGCTGCAGGATATTTTAATCCGGTTTAAGCGTCAGCAAGGTTATAATGCCCTGTGGATGCCCGGTACTGACCATGCCGGTATTGCTACTCAGATAAAAGTTGAAGAAGTACTGGCCCAGGAGGGCAAAACCCGTTATGATTTGGGGCGTGAGACTTTTATTGATCAAGTATGGGACTGGAAAGCCCGGTACGGCAGCCGCATCATTAACCAGCTTAAACGCTTGGGTGCCTCCTGCGATTGGGAGCGCGAACGCTTTACTATGGATGAGGGCTGTTCCAAAGCGGTGCGCGAAGTGTTTGTCAGCCTGTATGAACAAGGGCTTATCTACCAGGGCAACCGGATAACCAACTGGTGTCCACGCTGCAACACTGCCCTCAGTGATATTGAAGTCGAGCATGAGGAAAAGCCGGGCAACTTGTACCATGTCCGCTATTCGGTAGAAGGCACCGAAGGCGAGTATGTGACAGTAGCCACCACCCGCCCGGAAACCATCCTGGGCGACAGCGCCGTAGCCGTTCATCCTGATGATGCCCGCTACAAGCATCTTATCGGCAAATACCTTATTCTGCCCATTGTTGGCCGCCGCCTGCCCATTGTGGCTGACGAATATGTGGATCCCTCCTTTGGTACCGGTGCGGTAAAAGTCACTCCTGCCCATGATCCTAATGACTTTGAAATGGGGCTCAGGCATAAACTGCCCGAAATTATTATTATGAATCCTGACGGAACTATGGCGGCCGATACCGGCAAGTATGCCGGCCTGGACCGCTATGAATGCCGTAAGTTACTGGTTAATGATCTCAAAGAACAGGGCTACCTGGTTAAAATTGACGAACATAGCCATGCGGTCGGTCACTGCCAGCGCTGCAGCACGGTTGTTGAGCCGCTGGTATCCAAACAATGGTTTGTCAGAATGGAGCCACTGGCAAAACCCGCCATTGAAGCTGTATTATCAGGTGAAATTCAGTTTGTGCCGGAACGGTTTACCAAAATTTACACCAACTGGCTGGAAAACATTCGCGACTGGTGTATTTCCCGGCAAATCTGGTGGGGCCATCGCATTCCGGCCTGGTATTGTGAGTGTGGTGAAGTTACCGTATCCCGCGAAGATATCACGGTTTGCCCTAAATGCGGGGGAAAGGTTGAACAAGACCCTGACGTGCTGGATACCTGGTTTAGCTCAGGGTTGTGGCCGTTTTCCACCATGGGTTGGCCTGAGGATACTGCTGAACTCAAGCAGTTTTATCCTACCAGCGTGCTGGTTACCGGTTATGATATCATCTTCTTCTGGGTTGCCCGGATGATCATGATGGGCCTTAAGTTTAAGCAAGATATTCCGTTTCGCCATGTCTTCATTCACGGCTTAGTGCGTGACAGCCAGGGGCGCAAAATGAGCAAATCACTGGGTAATGGCATTGATCCGCTGGAAGTAATCGATAAATATGGCGCCGACACGCTGCGTTTCATGCTAGTGACAGGCAATACTCCTGGCAATGACATGCGTTTTTATTGGGAGCGCGTAGAGTCCAGCCGGAACTTTGCCAATAAGATTTGGAATGCTTCGCGTTTTGTGCTCATGAACCTGGAAGGCTTTGACCCGGCCTTTACGCCTGACGCCAAAGGGTATACGCTGGCTGACCGCTGGATTTTAAGCCGCTACAACCAGACCGTGGCCGACGTCACCCGTAATCTTGAACGCTTTGAGCTGGGTGAAGCCGCCCGGATGGTATACGAATTTATCTGGGATGAGTTTTGCGACTGGTACATTGAATTGGCTAAAGGCCGGCTGTATAACAAAGCAGACGGGGAAAGCCGCAAAGTAGTCCAATACGTACTGAACTATGTCCTCGGCAATACTCTGAAACTTTTGCATCCGTTTATGCCGTTTATAACCGAAGCCATTTGGCAGAGCCTGCCGCATCAGGGTCTAAGCATCATGACTGCCGGCTGGCCGGCTGAAGACGCTAACCTGGTGAACGCCGAAGCTGAACAATTTATGAATGTTATCATGGAAACAATCAAGTCGGTGCGTAATATGCGGGCTGAGGTCAATGTGCCACCAGGCAAAAAGAGCGAGGTAATTCTGAAGATAGCTTCAAATGACATTAAAGCCCTGATTGAGGCCAACATCGGCTATATTAAGACCCTGGCTGCCGCTGAACCGGTCGTTGTTTTGGCTGCGGATGCCGCCACGCCGGAAAATGCCATGACGGCTGTGGCCAGCGGTGTTGAGATTTACCTGCCGCTTAAAGGCCTTATTGATGTTGATAAAGAGACGGCCCGCCTGAATAAAGAGCTTGGCAGCCTGGACAAAGAGCTTTCCCGAATTGCCGGCAAGCTTAATAATCCGGGTTTTACCGCCAAAGCTCCTGCAGATGTCATCGAAAAAGAAAAGGCCAAACAGGCTGAGTATCTGGAGAAACAAGCGGCTATTAGAGAACGTCTGGCATATCTGGCACGCTTATAA
- the hndD_2 gene encoding NADP-reducing hydrogenase subunit HndD, which produces MSATVVGIVQIDKELCTGCRRCAEVCPVDAIKGEKGEPQTIDTEKCCYCGQCVQVCSAYASIFDEEIAPREQKIAERGLLDSVKEPLFAAYNIGHNREVKKGLADASLFKMVQCAPAVRVAIAEEFGLKLGSLTPGKMAAALRRLGFDRVYDTNFTADLTIMEEGSELIERVTQNGTLPMFTSCCPAWVKYVEQEYPELIPHLSSCKSPQQMAGALFKTYGAKIDNVEPAKVFSVSVMPCTCKKFECDRPELTDSGFKDVDYVITTRELAQLIKDAGIDFKNLPEEDFDKPLGTYTGAGTIFGVTGGVMEAALRTGYELITKEAIPDVKLDFVRGGEGVRKATVKVGDLDLRVAVVSGLKNVRPLMEQVKAGTADFHFMEVMTCPVGCVSGGGQPKVLLPKLKETAYKNRACSTYTHDDNLPLRKSHDNPDVQKLYDEFLVKPLGHESHHLLHTTYTPRR; this is translated from the coding sequence ATGTCAGCTACTGTTGTTGGTATCGTTCAAATTGATAAAGAATTATGCACCGGGTGCAGACGCTGTGCCGAGGTGTGCCCAGTAGACGCCATCAAGGGTGAAAAAGGCGAACCGCAAACCATTGATACTGAGAAATGCTGTTATTGCGGTCAATGTGTGCAGGTATGCAGCGCGTACGCTTCAATTTTTGATGAGGAAATTGCGCCGCGCGAGCAAAAAATAGCTGAGCGTGGCCTATTAGATAGCGTAAAAGAGCCGCTGTTTGCCGCTTATAATATTGGCCATAACCGAGAAGTTAAAAAAGGCTTGGCTGATGCCAGCCTGTTTAAAATGGTACAATGTGCTCCGGCTGTCCGGGTAGCTATTGCTGAAGAATTTGGCTTGAAACTTGGCAGTCTGACTCCTGGGAAAATGGCGGCAGCGCTCCGCCGGTTAGGCTTTGACCGGGTTTATGACACTAACTTCACCGCTGATCTGACCATAATGGAAGAAGGCAGCGAATTGATCGAGCGCGTTACTCAAAACGGTACGCTGCCGATGTTTACTTCCTGTTGTCCGGCCTGGGTTAAATATGTTGAACAGGAATATCCTGAACTTATTCCGCATCTTTCCAGTTGTAAGTCGCCGCAGCAAATGGCCGGGGCATTGTTTAAAACTTACGGCGCAAAAATTGACAATGTTGAACCGGCAAAAGTATTCAGCGTGTCAGTAATGCCATGTACGTGCAAGAAGTTTGAATGTGACCGGCCCGAGCTTACTGACAGCGGCTTTAAAGATGTTGATTATGTAATTACTACCCGCGAACTTGCTCAGCTTATCAAAGACGCCGGTATTGATTTCAAGAACCTGCCTGAGGAAGATTTCGATAAGCCGCTAGGCACTTACACCGGTGCGGGCACCATCTTTGGCGTGACCGGCGGTGTTATGGAAGCAGCTCTCCGTACTGGTTACGAACTTATTACTAAAGAGGCTATTCCTGATGTTAAGCTCGATTTTGTCCGCGGAGGCGAAGGTGTAAGAAAAGCCACTGTTAAAGTGGGTGACCTTGATCTTAGGGTAGCTGTGGTATCTGGCCTTAAAAATGTTAGGCCGCTTATGGAACAAGTCAAAGCCGGTACAGCCGACTTCCACTTTATGGAGGTAATGACCTGTCCTGTGGGTTGCGTTAGTGGTGGCGGCCAGCCTAAAGTATTGCTGCCTAAACTTAAGGAAACGGCCTACAAAAACCGCGCCTGTTCGACGTATACCCATGATGATAACCTTCCGCTGAGAAAGTCTCACGACAATCCGGATGTACAAAAACTGTATGATGAGTTTCTTGTTAAGCCGCTTGGTCATGAGTCTCACCACTTGCTGCATACCACCTATACGCCCAGGAGGTAA
- the hyfA_1 gene encoding Hydrogenase-4 component A, producing MSNKINSFVVADPAKCIGCKVCEVACAVSHTQYGVVTAGTMEDPVIPRLYLVKTPEVTMPVQCRHCEDAPCANSCPVGAISQEKNVIVINETECVGCKTCMIACPFGAIDLVPKYVKGEEITQRVLKSETQDGLVEKAVVYASKCDLCISRPDGPACVENCPEKALEVVKPAVLKKERNRDAALSLLESVKKFIG from the coding sequence ATGAGTAACAAAATCAATTCTTTCGTAGTCGCAGACCCGGCTAAATGTATTGGCTGCAAAGTCTGTGAAGTGGCTTGCGCAGTGTCGCATACCCAATATGGGGTGGTGACCGCCGGGACAATGGAGGACCCGGTTATTCCCCGCCTGTATTTAGTAAAAACGCCTGAAGTTACTATGCCGGTGCAGTGCCGCCACTGTGAGGATGCGCCTTGCGCTAACTCCTGTCCGGTAGGCGCTATCAGCCAGGAGAAAAACGTTATTGTCATTAATGAAACTGAGTGTGTTGGTTGCAAAACTTGCATGATAGCCTGCCCGTTTGGTGCTATTGATCTGGTGCCTAAATATGTAAAAGGCGAGGAAATAACCCAGCGTGTCTTAAAGTCCGAGACCCAAGACGGTCTAGTGGAAAAAGCCGTAGTTTACGCCAGCAAGTGCGATTTGTGCATAAGCCGTCCTGATGGCCCTGCATGTGTTGAAAATTGCCCGGAAAAAGCGTTGGAAGTTGTAAAACCGGCAGTACTCAAAAAAGAGCGTAACCGCGATGCAGCACTCAGTCTGCTTGAGTCGGTTAAAAAATTTATTGGGTGA
- the fpgS gene encoding Folylpolyglutamate synthase gives MTYEQTLAYLENLSKFGINLGMDRIERLLDLMQHPERRFKSIHVTGTNGKGSTTAMLSAILTASGVKTGMYTSPHLVDYPERMVVNGQEITREEFAQAIDYTSKFVDQMLAEGFEQPTEFEVITAAAFYYFAAAGVEYAVIEVGLGGLLDSTNVIIPEISVITNVTLEHTDRCGSTIADIARHKAGIIKQDVPVVTAATGEALDIIRQTAAAQNTQVYVKGEQFSSEFKGLENGKQLVAVDAGSLGRLETSLNLIGCHQLENSAVAVTTALLLGTKDPRITIQAIKKALDIVRWPGRFEIVTGNPVIIIDGAHNPDGARVLRQNLDQVFPGQAITFALGILRDKDVTGIIHELIRPADSVVTVQPLSYRAATPEEIARVIQARHVEAASSIAGGIDRAKELAGPEGVVCVAGSLYLIGEARQIILYK, from the coding sequence ATGACTTATGAACAAACATTGGCATACCTCGAAAACCTGAGTAAATTCGGCATTAACTTGGGGATGGACCGTATTGAGCGGTTGCTTGACCTCATGCAACACCCTGAACGCCGCTTTAAATCCATTCATGTTACCGGCACTAACGGCAAAGGGTCGACAACCGCCATGTTATCAGCCATTCTGACAGCCAGCGGCGTAAAGACCGGCATGTATACGTCGCCACATCTGGTAGACTACCCGGAACGCATGGTGGTTAACGGCCAGGAAATAACTAGGGAGGAATTTGCTCAGGCAATTGATTATACCAGTAAATTTGTTGACCAGATGCTGGCAGAAGGTTTTGAACAGCCGACTGAATTTGAGGTAATTACTGCTGCCGCATTTTACTATTTTGCGGCGGCAGGTGTTGAGTATGCAGTAATTGAAGTCGGTCTGGGCGGGCTGTTAGATTCAACCAATGTTATTATTCCCGAGATCTCAGTCATTACTAATGTCACGCTTGAGCATACTGACCGCTGCGGCTCAACCATAGCCGACATTGCCCGCCACAAAGCCGGTATTATTAAACAGGATGTACCGGTCGTTACTGCTGCCACAGGAGAAGCCCTTGATATCATTCGTCAAACAGCTGCTGCCCAAAATACGCAGGTTTATGTTAAGGGCGAACAGTTTTCAAGCGAGTTCAAAGGCTTGGAAAATGGAAAGCAGTTGGTGGCGGTCGACGCCGGCTCGCTTGGCCGGTTGGAGACCTCACTTAATCTAATTGGATGTCATCAATTGGAAAATAGTGCAGTGGCTGTAACTACCGCACTTCTTCTTGGGACAAAAGATCCCCGTATTACGATTCAGGCCATCAAAAAAGCTCTCGACATAGTTCGTTGGCCAGGTCGATTTGAAATAGTTACCGGCAACCCGGTGATTATTATTGACGGTGCCCACAATCCGGACGGTGCCAGGGTATTACGCCAAAACCTTGATCAGGTATTTCCCGGACAGGCCATAACCTTTGCCTTAGGAATTTTGCGTGACAAGGACGTAACCGGAATTATTCATGAACTTATTCGTCCCGCAGATAGCGTAGTCACGGTTCAACCACTGTCCTACCGGGCGGCGACACCGGAAGAGATTGCCCGGGTAATACAGGCGCGCCATGTTGAAGCAGCTTCATCTATTGCCGGCGGCATTGACCGGGCCAAGGAATTGGCAGGCCCTGAAGGTGTGGTATGTGTGGCTGGGTCACTGTACCTGATTGGTGAAGCCAGGCAGATTATACTTTATAAGTAG
- the hyfA_2 gene encoding Hydrogenase-4 component A, whose amino-acid sequence MNTFVVANPHKCIGCKACEIACAVAHLDNSVATAGALEAPFLPRLNLVRTPMVTMPIQCRQCDDAPCANVCPVNAITHQEDKIIVNTDKCIGCKTCMIACPLGAMDMVPELENCQPVYQEGLQLNIEGQPVKEKIVAHKCDLCVGREGGPACVEVCPASAFVIVKPADMKKAIKNRRAASAAEVACIKKAN is encoded by the coding sequence ATGAATACCTTTGTTGTCGCCAACCCGCATAAATGCATTGGCTGTAAAGCCTGTGAGATCGCGTGCGCCGTAGCCCATTTAGATAACAGCGTAGCTACTGCCGGAGCACTTGAAGCACCGTTTCTGCCACGGCTTAACCTGGTAAGAACGCCCATGGTAACCATGCCTATTCAGTGCCGCCAGTGCGATGATGCGCCTTGCGCCAATGTCTGTCCGGTTAACGCTATAACCCACCAGGAAGATAAGATTATTGTAAACACTGACAAATGTATTGGCTGCAAGACTTGTATGATCGCCTGCCCGCTAGGGGCTATGGATATGGTACCTGAACTTGAAAATTGCCAGCCGGTCTATCAGGAAGGCTTACAGCTTAACATTGAAGGTCAGCCGGTCAAAGAAAAAATAGTCGCCCATAAATGCGATCTTTGCGTAGGTCGTGAAGGTGGTCCGGCTTGTGTAGAAGTTTGTCCGGCATCAGCCTTTGTTATAGTAAAACCGGCAGATATGAAAAAAGCAATCAAAAACCGCCGCGCCGCCAGCGCTGCTGAAGTGGCCTGCATAAAAAAAGCTAATTAA